One genomic window of Manihot esculenta cultivar AM560-2 chromosome 16, M.esculenta_v8, whole genome shotgun sequence includes the following:
- the LOC110602926 gene encoding ylmG homolog protein 2, chloroplastic — MASRENSKATIPTFVPSCVLVSSWIAQNPFLRTLKPNLASQNSVIRELHSSLTSTAEKCLRFLHLFASENPILKRIDTFSSDFSRHLTQVQCRDYRNRNSLSNHNFAAVLPGDSVAGIVVTNGILNFLNIYNTLLIVRLVLTWFPNSPPAIVSPLSTLCDPYLNIFRGIIPPLGGTLDLSPILAFLVLNAFTSAAAALPAEMPKTEAPQGSCTPLTMFPNFTTSQKKWMRRLYGNKPQRSTGSN, encoded by the exons ATGGCATCGAGAGAGAACTCGAAGGCCACAATTCCGACTTTTGTACCTAGCTGCGTCTTGGTCTCATCGTGGATTGCTCAAAATCCATTTCTCAGAACTTTAAAGCCGAATCTTGCATCTCAAAATAGTGTGATACGTGAGCTTCATTCCTCACTCACTTCGACGGCTGAAAAATGCTTGAGGTTCCTTCATTTGTTCGCCTCTGAAAATCCTATTCTCAAGAGAATAGACACTTTCTCTTCTGATTTTAGCCGCCATCTCACTCAG GTTCAATGCAGGGACTATAGGAATCGAAACTCTCTGTCCAATCACAACTTTGCTGCAGTATTACCGGGAGATTCAGTGGCAGGGATTGTGGTAACTAATGGCATTCTCAATTTTCTGAATATATACAACACGCTTTTGATTGTAAGGCTGGTTTTGACCTGGTTTCCTAACTCTCCTCCTGCCATTGTTAGTCCCCTCAG CACTTTGTGTGATCCCTATTTGAACATATTCCGCGGAATCATTCCACCACTGGGAGGGACATTGGATCTTTCTCCAATTCTAGCATTCCTGGTACTAAATGCCTTTACTAGTGCTGCTGCTGCACTTCCCGCTGAAATGCCAAAAACAGAAGCTCCTCAAGGAAGTTGTACTCCGCTTACAATGTTCCCTAATTTCACTACATCACAGAAGAAATGGATGAGAAGGCTCTATGGGAACAAGCCACAGAGATCCACTGGTTCCAATTAG
- the LOC110603354 gene encoding F-box/LRR-repeat protein 15, whose amino-acid sequence MKIWCCLCFTFEDEEAPLKGNNVQNKAMREGIFENDNNPECNIENNAEDADEAAATRLALALTDNRWERDDQDPLRLFEEMTRATHGDGSNWDEEAPALDELLHVAAPLSLRKTAIRFTQRGQGESSSSTAGAAASTATESGNEDCDRDMHSKRAKVNSGSHDCHYPTAMSSHAGNSISADRDFSLSQSSSALSRNEIFYHNFMWNSSSNENACDSNGGRDDGDEGGTSKSEDAEVRMDLTDDLLHMVFSFLDHINLCQAAMVCKQWRAASAHEDFWRCLNFENRNISVEQFEDMCRRYPNATEVNIFGAPNIHLLVMKAVSSLRNLEVLTLGRGQLGDLFFHSLAECNMLKSLNVNDATLGNGVQEIPINHDRLRHLQLTKCRVVRISVRCPQLETLSLKRSNMAQAVLNCPLLHLLDIGSCHKLSDTAIRSAATSCPQLESLDMSNCSCVSDETLREIALACANLHILNASYCPNISLESVRLPMLTVLKLHSCEGITSASMAAISHSYMLEVLELDNCNLLTSVSLDLPRLQNIRLVHCRKFADLNLQSIMLSSIMVSNCPALHRINITSNSLQKLALQKQENLTTLALQCQCLQEVDLTDCESLTNSICEVFSDGGGCPMLKTLVLDNCKDLTAVQFCSISLVSLSLVGCRRITALELTCPRLEKVCLDGSDHLERASFSLVALRSLNLGICPKLNVLNIEAPYMVSLELKGCGVLSEATINCPLLTSLDASFCSQLKDDCLSATTASCPLIESLILMSCPSVGSDGLYSLRWLPYLTLLDLSYTFLINLQPVFESCLQLKVLKLQACKYLDDTSLEPLYKEGALPALQELDLSYGTLCQSAIEELLACCTHLTHLSLNGCVNMHDLNWGYSGGQLSELPSVYNPSALLSDDNIHGPFEQANRLLQNLNCVGCPNIRKVLIPPMARCFHLLSLNLSLSANLKEVDIACYSLCFLNLSNCCSLEVLKLECPRLTSLFLQSCNIDEKEVEAAISRCSMLETLDVRFCPKICPTSMGRLRSACPSLKRVFSSLSPS is encoded by the exons ATGAAGATTTGGTGCTGCCTGTGCTTCACTTTCGAAGACGAAGAAGCACCGTTAAAGGGTAATAACGTTCAGAATAAGGCCATGAGGGAGGGCATTTTTGAGAATGACAACAACCCTGAGTGCAACATTGAGAATAACGCCGAGGACGCCGATGAAGCTGCAGCCACGAGATTAGCGCTTGCATTGACCGACAATAGATGGGAGCGTGATGATCAGGACCCATTGAGATTGTTCGAGGAGATGACTAGAGCGACGCATGGTGATGGTTCCAATTGGGACGAGGAGGCACCTGCTTTAGACGAGTTATTGCATGTAGCTGCTCCGCTTTCCCTGAGGAAGACTGCGATTCGATTCACTCAGAGAGGCCAGGGTGAGAGTAGTAGTTCCACGGCAGGAGCAGCGGCTTCTACTGCGACGGAGAGTGGTAACGAGGACTGTGATCGGGACATGCATAGTAAACGGGCCAAAGTTAACTCTGGTTCTCA TGATTGTCATTATCCAACGGCTATGTCTTCACATGCTGGCAATTCTATCTCAGCTGACAGAGATTTtagtttaagtcagagctcatcTGCTCTGTCAAGGAATGAgattttttatcataatttcatGTGGAATAGCAGCAGCAATGAGAATGCCTGTGATTCTAATGGTGGGAGAGATGATGGAGATGAGGGTGGTACTTCTAAGTCAGAAGATGCAGAAGTTCGGATGGACCTTACTGATGATTTATTGCATATG gttttttcttttttggaccACATTAATCTCTGTCAAGCTGCAATGGTATGTAAGCAGTGGCGAGCAGCCAGTGCACATGAAGATTTCTGGAGGTGTCTGAATTTTGAGAATCGGAACATTTCTGTGGAACAAT TTGAAGACATGTGTCGGAGATACCCAAATGCTACTGAAGTGAATATTTTTGGTGCTCCCAACATCCACTTGCTTGTTATGAAAGCAGTCTCTTCATTAAG AAATCTTGAGGTTCTAACTTTGGGAAGAGGACAACTAGGGGATCTTTTTTTCCATTCCTTAGCAGAGTGTAACATGTTGAAGAGTTTGAATGTCAATGATGCTACTCTGGGTAATGGTGTTCAGGAGATCCCTATAAACCATGATAGATTGCGTCACCTTCAACTTACAAAATGCCGTGTTGTTAGGATATCTGTCAG GTGTCCACAACTTGAAACTTTGTCTTTGAAGCGCAGCAACATGGCACAGGCGGTACTCAATTGTCCACTTCTGCATCTACTTGATATAGGGTCCTGCCACAAGCTTTCAGATACAGCAATCCGTTCAGCAGCAACTTCATGTCCTCAATTGGAGTCTTTAGACATGTCAAATTGTTCATGTGTTAGTGATGAAACTTTACGTGAAATAGCCCTTGCATGTGCTAATCTTCATATTCTCAATGCATCATATTGTCCTAATATATCACTTGAG TCTGTAAGACTGCCGATGCTGACAGTTCTCAAGCTTCATAGTTGTGAGGGAATCACGTCAGCTTCTATGGCTGCAATATCTCATAGTTATATGTTGGAG GTTTTGGAGCTTGACAATTGTAACCTACTGACTTCTGTGTCCTTGGATCTTCCTCGCCTGCAGAACATACGGCTAGTACATTGTCGCAA GTTTGCTGATCTGAACTTACAAAGTATCATGTTATCATCTATAATGGTGTCTAATTGTCCAGCACTTCATCGCATTAATATCACGTCAAACTCACTTCAA AAATTAGCATTGCAGAAACAGGAAAACCTCACAACATTGGCATTGCAATGCCAATGCTTGCAAGAAGTAGACCTCACAGATTGTGAATCACTGACAAATTCTATTTGTGAAGTTTTTAGTGATGGTGGGGGGTGCcctatgctaaaaacattagtTCTTGATAATTGTAAG GACTTGACAGCTGTACAATTCTGCAGTATTTCATTAGTGAGTCTTTCCCTAGTTGGTTGCCGTCGTATTACTGCTCTTGAACTGACATGCCCTCGCCTTGAAAAAGTTTGTCTGGATGGTTCTGATCATCTTGAGAGAGCATCATTTTCTCTT GTTGCTCTTCGGTCATTGAATTTAGGAATTTGTCCCAAATTAAATGTACTTAATATTGAAGCACCATATATGGTATCACTCGAGTTGAAAGGATGTGGTGTGTTGTCGGAAGCAACGATCAACTGTCCTCTCCTAACATCTCTGGATGCTTCCTTCTGCAG CCAACTTAAGGATGATTGCTTGTCTGCAACAACTGCATCCTGTCCACTGATCGAGTCACTAATATTGATGTCTTGCCCATCTGTTGGTTCTGATGGACTTTACTCTTTGCGCTGGCTTCCATATTTGACTCTGCTAGATCTGTCGTATACTTTCTTGATAAACCTGCAGCCAGTTTTTGAGTCTTGTTTGCAACTGAAG GTACTGAAATTGCAAGCTTGCAAGTATCTTGATGACACGTCATTGGAGCCTCTTTACAAGGAAGGTGCTCTGCCAGCGCTTCAGGAATTGGACTTGTCTTATGGGACCCTCTGCCAGTCTGCAATAGAGGAGCTTCTTGCTTGCTGTACACATCTTACTCATTTGAGCTTGAATGGCTGTGTGAATATGCATGACCTGAATTGGGGATACAGTGGAGGTCAACTTTCTGAGTTGCCAAGTGTATATAATCCATCTGCCCTGCTTTCCGATGATAATATCCATGGACCATTTGAGCAGGCAAACCGTTTGCTACAGAACCTCAATTGTGTGGGTTGTCCGAATATTAGGAAAGTTCTCATTCCACCTATGGCACGATGTTTCCACTTGTTGTCACTAAACCTTTCTTTATCTGCCAATTTGAAGGAAGTTGACATTGCTTGTTACAGTTTGTGTTTCCTTAATTTGAG TAATTGTTGCTCTTTGGAGGTATTGAAGCTTGAGTGCCCAAGACTGACAAGTCTCTTTCTCCAG TCTTGTAACATTGATGAGAAAGAAGTTGAGGCTGCTATATCTCGATGTAGTATGCTGGAGACTCTAGATGTTCGTTTTTGTCCAAAG ATATGCCCAACAAGCATGGGGAGATTGCGGTCAGCATGCCCGAGTTTGAAGCGTGTCTTTAGCAGCCTCTCACCTTCATGA
- the LOC110602927 gene encoding uncharacterized protein LOC110602927 encodes MEPIATCRTRRSSRSSSCERLMFIGLGLLAVISPLYINRRPVIESEDDERPINLSSWLPLLLLVLILAIALSLSADKNFTRTSKFSSYERLVGIGMGLLAVISPLFINRRPDIDPELEEQSINLASWLPLLLLVLILAIALSLYLDQSLTRFDAYWIHRIGGSSGGIIIILVILALVLKCKASHGGNSG; translated from the exons ATGGAGCCAATAGCTACATGCAGGACTAGAAGATCTTCCAGGTCTTCTTCATGTGAGAGGCTTATGTTCATAGGCTTAGGCCTTCTTGCTGTGATTTCCCCTCTATATATCAACCGGAGACCAGTGATAGAATCGGAGGATGATGAACGACCCATAAATCTGTCTTCATGGTTGCCTTTGCTGCTCTTGGTGCTGATCTTGGCCATTGCTTTATCCCTTTCTGCGGACAAGAACTTTACAAG GACTAGCAAGTTTTCGTCATATGAGAGGCTTGTGGGGATTGGCATGGGCCTTCTAGCAGTGATTTCACCTTTGTTCATCAACCGGAGACCAGATATTGATCCAGAGCTTGAAGAACAATCCATCAACCTGGCTTCTTGGTTGCCTCTGCTACTTTTGGTCCTGATCTTGGCTATTGCTTTGTCACTGTATTTAGACCAGAGCCTTACCAGGTTTGATGCTTATTGGATTCATAGAATTGGTGGATCTTCTGGTGGAATCATTATAATCCTTGTGATTCTTGCTCTGGTTTTGAAATGCAAGGCTTCTCATGGGGGAAACTCCGGATGA
- the LOC110603085 gene encoding uncharacterized protein LOC110603085 has translation MAISYTTAHVSISPLNPSAFPSLNPLSAKPRKNVGAVRCALSTSESKSSRRLVSISLLLSHLFFVPNHAVADSFFDKYVKKKKLDPLETYVPAVILTQFQIKDLEKTLEVDQPQFANCRSLLRTGPAASLRVNIRAVAQYASDAESGKTAFNDVDQCLRAFEELDSLLLHASRNDPAASVKSMKAKIVVALDALDSLLQTVPPDVLDKGKLIADAYRSPEEPEPESFDPELKKLESVL, from the exons ATGGCAATAAGCTACACCACTGCGCACGTTAGCATTAGTCCTTTGAATCCTTCAGCTTTCCCTTCTCTTAATCCTCTCTCCGCAAAACCAAGAAAGAACGTCGGTGCAGTGAGGTGCGCATTGTCCACCTCAGAATCGAAGAGCAGCAGGCGATTGGTCTCCATCTCTCTCCTCCTCTCGCATCTCTTCTTCGTCCCTAACC ATGCAGTTGCAGATAGCTTTTTCGATAAATATGTGAAAAA GAAAAAGCTTGACCCGCTTGAGACTTATGTTCCTGCTGTCATATTGACCCAGTTTCAGATTAAAGACTTGG AGAAAACTTTGGAGGTTGATCAACCCCAATTTGCCAACTGTCGATCTCTGTTACGCACTGGTCCTGCAGCATCTCTTCGTGTAAATATTCGAGCA GTAGCACAATATGCCTCTGATGCTGAAAGTGGCAAAACTGCTTTCAATGATGTTGATCAATGTCTCAG AGCCTTTGAAGAACTGGATTCCTTGCTTCTTCATGCATCAAGAAATGATCCAGCAGCTTCAGTCAAATCAATGAAGGCAAAAATAGTTGTTGCCCTTGATGCCCTAGACAG CCTCCTCCAGACCGTCCCTCCTGATGTGTTGGATAAAGGGAAGCTTATTGCAGATGCCTATAGAAGCCCAGAAGAACCAGAACCTGAAAGCTTTGACCCGGAACTGAAAAAGCTGGAATCAGTATTATGA